The genomic region TCCGACCTGCTCGCCACGAGCGAGCACTACCGGTTCGTCATCTCGAGCCTGGACGTGGAAGGGATCACCGTGCGCGAGGAGGCCTCAGCATGAGCGTCACCGGAGTCACCGGCGAGGAGAGGGACGACTTCTCCCGCGCCGAGAGCAAGCAGATCCGCCGTCGGTCGACGAAGCTGCTCGTCAGCACCATCCAACCGGTCAAGCGGACGCTGATCCTCACGGCCGCGACGATCCTCGTGGCCACGGCCGCGAACGTCGCCGGCCCCGCCCTCATCGGCGTGGGCCTCGACCGCGCGCTGCCGTCGCTGCTCGACACGGGCGACGCCACGCTGCTCGCGCTCGTGATCGGCGCGTACGTCCTGGTCGCGGTCACGGGCGCCGTGCTGGTGGCGAAGTACCAGGTGATGTCGGCGCGCATCGCGCAGGAGATCCTCCTCGACCTCCGCAAGCGCATGTTCCTGCACACGCAGAAGCTCAGCCTGGAGTTCCACGAGACGTACACGTCGGGCCGGATCATCTCCCGCCAGACGAGCGACCTCGACTCCATCCGGGAGCTCCTCAACGGCGGCATCAACCAGCTCGTGCAGGGCGCGCTCTACATGGCGTTCACCGCGATCGCGCTGTTCTCCTTCGACTGGGTGTCGGGCCTCGTGCTGCTCGCGGCGCTCGTGCCGCTGTTCTTCCTGAGCCTCTGGTTCGCCGTGAAGTCGCAGGCGCTGTTCCGCCAGACGCGCGTGAAGTCCGCGCGGCTGATCGTGCACTTCGTGGAGACCATGACGGGCATCCGCGCGGTGAAGGCCTTCCGCAAGGAGAAGCGCAACGCGGAGGAGTTCTCCGAGCACGTGGAGGGCTACCGCGACACCAACATGCGCGTGATCCAGGTGTTCGGCATCTTCGACCCGGGCCTCATCCTCATCGGCAACATCACGGTCGCCGTGGTGCTGCTCGTCGGCGGCCTCCGCGTCGCGGACGGGCAGCTCGGCATCGGCGCGCTGCTCGCGGTCGTGCTGTACACGCGCCAGTTCTTCGGGCCGGCGCAGGACATGGCGATGTTCTACAACAGCTACCAGTCGGCGTCGGCCGCGCTCGAGAAGATCTCGGGCGTGCTCGAGGAGGAGCCGAGCGTGCCGGATCCCGTGCAGCCGGTCGACCTGTGGGAGTCCACGGGCCACGTCTCGTTCGAGGGCGTCGAGTTCGGCTACGGCACGGGCAAGACGATCCTGCCGCGCTTCGACCTCGACATGCCGGCGGGGCAGACCATCGCGCTCGTCGGATCCACGGGCGCGGGCAAGACGACGCTCGCGAAGCTCATCTCGCGGTTCTACGACCCGTCCGACGGGCGCGTGGCGCTCGACGGGATCGACCTCCGCGACCTGCACCCGAAGGACCTCCGCCGCGCCATCGTCATGGTGACGCAGGAGGCGTACCTCTTCTCCGGGTCCGTGGCCGACAACATCGCCATCGGCAAGCCCGACGCGACCCGCGGCGAGATCCAGGCGGCCGCGGAGGCCGTGGGGGCGCACACGTTCATCGAGTCGCTGCCGGACGGGTACGACACGGACGTGAACAAGCGCGGCGGCCGGGTCTCGGCGGGGCAGCGCCAGCTGATCTCCTTCGCGCGGGCGTTCCTCGCGGACCCGGCGGTGCTGATCCTCGACGAGGCGACGAGCTCGCTCGACATCCCGAGCGAGCGGCTCGTGCAGCAGGGCCTCACCACG from Clavibacter michiganensis subsp. insidiosus harbors:
- a CDS encoding ABC transporter ATP-binding protein gives rise to the protein MSVTGVTGEERDDFSRAESKQIRRRSTKLLVSTIQPVKRTLILTAATILVATAANVAGPALIGVGLDRALPSLLDTGDATLLALVIGAYVLVAVTGAVLVAKYQVMSARIAQEILLDLRKRMFLHTQKLSLEFHETYTSGRIISRQTSDLDSIRELLNGGINQLVQGALYMAFTAIALFSFDWVSGLVLLAALVPLFFLSLWFAVKSQALFRQTRVKSARLIVHFVETMTGIRAVKAFRKEKRNAEEFSEHVEGYRDTNMRVIQVFGIFDPGLILIGNITVAVVLLVGGLRVADGQLGIGALLAVVLYTRQFFGPAQDMAMFYNSYQSASAALEKISGVLEEEPSVPDPVQPVDLWESTGHVSFEGVEFGYGTGKTILPRFDLDMPAGQTIALVGSTGAGKTTLAKLISRFYDPSDGRVALDGIDLRDLHPKDLRRAIVMVTQEAYLFSGSVADNIAIGKPDATRGEIQAAAEAVGAHTFIESLPDGYDTDVNKRGGRVSAGQRQLISFARAFLADPAVLILDEATSSLDIPSERLVQQGLTTLLADRTAIIIAHRLSTVAIADRVLVMEQGRIVEDGTPDALIQGTGRFSQLHAAWRESLV